A stretch of DNA from Excalfactoria chinensis isolate bCotChi1 chromosome 6, bCotChi1.hap2, whole genome shotgun sequence:
GCAGCACTGACAGATGCATGCTGAAACCGTGTGAAAAATTTTGCAGCCAAAGCAAAACTGGCAAATGTTTGACTGGCTGCCAGCTCAGCTCGTGGGTGCAAAACATCTGATACTCAAACTGAAATGTTTACAGCAGGGAAAGCCATTCTAGGCATGGTTCTTGTCAGAGGGAGCAGATAACGGCTCTCATGGCACTGTCCTGTCCCATTCCCCAGGTCCTACCATCCCTGTTTTAtgtttctctgctctgccctcctaATGCTTTTGGATAAATGCTTAAGATCCTCCTCTTTGGTTACTTTGAAAGAGCAAAGCAGTAAAAAGCATAATGCTTTAATCCTGAAGCTTTATTCTTTTGGCTTAAATAGTGAGAAGTCGCCTCTTGCATTGCATCTCCTCCTAGAGGTGCTTTTCTTCACATGTGAGCATCTCTTGCATCATAGGCCAGATGCCAAGTATGGCTGTGACAGTCCTATTGCAAAGGAAAAACGTGCAATAAAACATTGTTCTTGTAGCTGTAGAGGTAGGAAAGAAGGAGCAGAaagtgctggctgctctgcatgGTGCTCATCTCCAGGACtgtgtgcacagagcagaatgctGCAAATTAAAAAGGTAGatgtggggctgctctgctgctttgcacgGGCCATtgccttgctgctgcagcactgagcctcCCCAGCTGTGCACATGGGCTGTGCATGGATTGATGCAGGAGGGATACCTGAACTGCACACACAATCAGTGCAATGCCTTCAATCTTCCCATCATCCACACCCAATGGGCAGCAATGCATTTGCTGTAATGCACACCTGGGGCAGTCAAGGCAGACCAAGGCCACATGATCCAACAGGTCCAGGAGGGGGGAGCTCCATGGGGCGCTCAGAAAGGCATCCGTGGGGTGTGAAGGAGTGAGTTGGCCCTGAGTCCTTTGTGCTATGGCTTTCCAAGCCTGTGCCGTGGCTGTAATGGGTGTGTGGCTTATTGTGCCCCTTCCCTTTTTCAGGGAGAATTTCTGCTGATCCCTCTGGCTACAAGCAGTAGTTCATCCTGCAGGTAGGTGCTGGTGTTGAGTGCTTTGGCTCAGAGGTGCTCAGGCAGCACATTTCCAATGGAAGCCGATAGATGTTATCCAACATCTTTCatcagaaaagtaaaatcaatCTGCTTTGAAGAAGCAACAGGCTATTGTGTTAATTGGGCTATGCACAGAACTTCAATCTGAACACAAAAGATCAGTCGGGATTGTCCATGTTAAAacagtcattttattttagaCCCTCTTTTTGGCAATGTCCTTAAAAAAGAATGACGTCTTTGGATGCGTTTTCAATCGGcctttcctgttctttcttcttagaATATCTTGCATGGTCATAGAAATAGATGATAATAATAGTAACGATGTTGAAGATGATGCTAAGCAGCAGGATCCAGTAGGAGTAGGAATACCTGTGTTCAGATCCAACTTGTGCCTGCGCCAGAGAAATACATTTGTTGGCCAACTCCAAAGACATGCCATTGCCTTCTACGTTGATGGGAAAAAGTATCATAACCAAAAGAGTGAGGATtcctgggaaagaaaagcacaactGTTAGAGGTGGATCTGTAGGATTATGTTAGAAATACTTGCGTTGAGCAGCTCTGTAAGTTGCTACTTAGGAATATTCTCCCTAAGTTAGCGTGAATGCCTGTATTCATATAAATGATATAAATTCATGGGATATATGGTAGAACAAGTGGATGAGACCCCAAGCAACCTGCTATGGGCTCAGTGTTGGCAGTGCTCCGTGCAAGACCTTGGGCTTAGCAACCTGCGGTTCTTTCCTACCCAACCTTTTCAATGACTGTGATGAGCCAAAATGAGATCTCTTACTGGATCTGTGTCTATTTCCCACAGCCTCCTTAATGTATGCTGAGTTCTGCCACTTTGACATTTAACCAAAtactacttttatttctttgctttcatagTGCTAGCAGAGATATAACAAATGCCCATTGGTGAAAGCATTCCCACCCTTCCCTCCAGGTACGCTGTATTACCAATGCTCCTGCTGACATTGGGTCTGGATTTAGCAGGGAGGGCACTGGGATTTCAGACCATCTGGTGCAAAGATTAAGAGCCTTCAAGATACACAACAAACGATGCgtgatttttttcatcaaaaaatGCCTGTGGCAAAATCAGCTTCCAGGTCGTAGCTCTTAGAGGGCTGTTAGAAGGAACTGCGGCCAGCGTGTGGGTTACTTTCTCCTTAATACTTAGTTTGGCAATCCCATAATTCTTCCATTTGGGGTTAAGGCTTACAGCTTGCAACTGCAGAAAGGTGTGTTAGGAGCCAGCTGTAGGGCATTGGGGGCTGTGCCCCCCAGGAGCTGTTTGGCAGAGTTCATGGCTCTAACACTCAGCATCTCCACcactatgatttttttctgcttaggGAGCACTGAAGCTAATTTTGAGCTCCGCAAGTGCTTTTTCAAAGAATGAAATGCACTTTACTGTGACTCAACCCCTCTGTCCATCTTCCCTTTGATGTTAATGTTGTTTTAGATGTATTTGGTTCAACGTAGGTTTCAGACACAAAGCTGCAGTCCATCCTATTGATGAGACCTTAAAGGCCTATTTCACTAGGCAGGTAACACAGGAACTGTTATGCTGTAAATAACCATGAAGAAGTGGCACAGAGCCTTTAAGGCTTTATGAATTGCTTTATGAATTGCTCTGTAGTCACATCCAGCAGGGACACTTCTCAGTTCTGCTTTAATTCTGCATTCACCCAGAGGGGTGAATACAGAGTTATCTGCATGGTGGGCACAAAGTAGTCAGAGTGGGACACATTACTCACCACTTATGGAGTTCCAGGTGTAGACTCCGATGGGTCCCAGGAAGGTCTGGTAGGGGTTGCTCACAGTGTTGGTGCAAGTAAAGCCGGAGCTCAGGAGGGAGCTCAGCAAGATGAGAACCAGAAGCACAATGATGGCTGTGTTGATGCCTTTTGTTCCACTGCTTTTCAGAGCTTCTGCAACTGGGAAAAGAGGAGGTGCCCAGGGTGTTTAAGTGTGCCCAGCAAGTCAAGGGTTACTAACACCTAGCTAATTGTCATTAAAAGCTAATAACCAGAGATTTGGCTGAGCTATAGAGATGCAGCAGGAGCAATAGGTTTGGCTGTAGCATATGAGCCCAAATCTGCAATGGGATGGAGGTATCTTAGTCTGAAATAAGTGTATGCCTACTAGTCCAGCTGGCACACCAACCTAACCTGGGTTAGGTAGCAAGCTCCAGATTGCCTCTGTAGCTGTGTGCATGGCTGGCCAAATGCCCTTGGTACATGCAGTCAGACTCTTCAGGACTGTAAttagttttattgttttgcctACATCCTTCCCGTTATTTGGTACCTATGCTGATAATGCAGCACTCTCAAAGTGTAATTGCAGTAGAGCTACACTGAAACATAGTATCCCCCTTTCAATTTAAAGCTTGAGAAGGCAACTGTAATGTGCCTGAGGCTGCCTGAACCTATAACAGATCTGACATCAGCGTTGTTATGCTCTGCTCAAAGAGGCGTTGTGATAGACGGCCATCTGCAGGGAAACTTCCCCTCCGTGCTGCTCTTCATGCAAAGCCCTTACTGCAGTGTTCAGCTAGCATGTAGACTGGGGGAATCATAGcagtaaaaagaacaaaaccgTAATAAACAGccataaaaaggaaataaacattcggagcaaaaagaagagctgctggaaataaattaaaaggag
This window harbors:
- the CLRN3 gene encoding clarin-3, giving the protein MPTRQKTLMYGGAFLTSIASFVIICAVLGTQGWMDSKVSFSGGVNSTTTVSLTYGLFQVTCAQVINEGLQISDSNFQVAEALKSSGTKGINTAIIVLLVLILLSSLLSSGFTCTNTVSNPYQTFLGPIGVYTWNSISGILTLLVMILFPINVEGNGMSLELANKCISLAQAQVGSEHRYSYSYWILLLSIIFNIVTIIIIYFYDHARYSKKKEQERPIENASKDVILF